The Aeromicrobium sp. Leaf245 genome includes a region encoding these proteins:
- a CDS encoding UvrD-helicase domain-containing protein, translating into MSERHPAVVDVAEFDITDPLPTGTTLLEASAGTGKTWAIAALVTRLVAEGHAELDDLLVVTFGRAASAELKDRVRERLVEADTTLTTGSAPESDALLTLLLDAPEAERAQRRRRLRRAVARFDEATITTTHGFCHAVLRSLGTTGDVEPGSALIEDDTEIVDQVVADLYLRAVGMGATPPFDHAEAGQLGRRAVEDPSAHLLPTDAPQGSPPDLRRRFAVAVRDESARRRLAARTLSYDDLLQRLAEALEPAASPARTVMRDRWRFVLVDEFQDTDPVQWQILERAFLGHATMVLVGDPKQAIYGFRGGDVDTYLRAAAQADTRRTLVENHRSDAPLVAAVDTVLRGAALGDPEILVRPARAALTGSRLHDPEHEAPFRLRALLRSDAQHESDAPLKIGDVRPRVAADVAGDIAALLRSGATYDHGAGSVPLTAGDVAILVERHLEADLLHEALARLGVPAVRSGGPDVLQSDAGLQWVTLLTALESPHRSGYVRAAALGPFLGLTAADLATGGADPDGDGLTDRVSAQLRDLADLQRERGTAGMVEALTGDPAVVERLLRHEGGRRQLTDLEHVGHVLAGASREHGLGLSGLLRWLLDRRSESAPSADRTRRLDTDADAVQIVTTFVSKGLQYPVVYVPFLFDRYVPTPTMVRLHDADGRRCLDVGGDGPSWRTHAARSDAERAGEALRLLYVAMTRAQSRLVMHWAPTFNGKHAALHRALFRPDPDDPVVPDTQPVPSDHDAVARLRAWQDRAGPVVEQMVTQTLPLDPAPADGTELVLRRLGREVDTTWTRTSYTSLVRRDDGRSVASEPETVGPDDEVDVVADVGVASTLGPSPWADLVGGAALGTLVHGVLEDVDADVMATSTDAMEREVRLRVEEQLARRPIAVDVEALVPALVGALRTPLGALADDLTLAEALARRPFREMDFELPLAGGDRRGRVDRPGTLADVADLMEQHLAAADPLRPFAAELRDASLRGRTLRGYLTGSIDLLLRLDGDRSLVVDHKTNRLEGPDLTEAGGGLEAYAPDRLAGAMLHTTYPLQALLYAVAQHRFLRWRLRGYDPDEHVAGVLYLFVRGMTGPDVPRGTDGAPYGVFAWRPPTSLVLGLSDLLDGRLAR; encoded by the coding sequence ATGAGCGAGCGCCACCCTGCCGTCGTCGACGTCGCCGAGTTCGACATCACCGACCCGCTGCCCACCGGCACCACGCTGCTGGAGGCCAGCGCCGGCACCGGCAAGACCTGGGCCATCGCCGCGCTCGTCACCCGCCTGGTCGCCGAAGGTCACGCCGAGCTTGACGACCTCCTGGTCGTCACCTTCGGCCGAGCCGCAAGTGCCGAGCTGAAGGACCGCGTGCGCGAGCGCCTCGTGGAGGCCGACACCACGCTCACCACGGGCAGCGCGCCTGAGTCCGACGCGCTCCTGACCCTCCTGCTCGACGCGCCCGAGGCCGAGCGCGCCCAGCGCCGACGTCGGCTCCGGCGCGCCGTCGCACGCTTCGACGAGGCCACCATCACCACCACTCACGGCTTCTGCCACGCCGTGCTGCGCAGCCTCGGCACCACCGGCGACGTCGAGCCCGGGTCGGCGCTCATCGAGGACGACACCGAGATCGTCGACCAGGTCGTCGCGGACCTCTACCTGCGCGCCGTCGGCATGGGCGCCACGCCGCCGTTCGACCACGCCGAGGCCGGGCAGCTCGGTCGCCGCGCCGTGGAGGACCCGTCCGCCCACCTGCTGCCCACTGACGCACCGCAGGGCTCGCCGCCCGACCTGCGTCGGCGGTTCGCCGTTGCCGTCCGTGACGAGTCGGCACGACGTCGGCTCGCCGCCCGCACCCTGTCCTACGACGACCTGCTGCAGCGACTCGCCGAGGCCCTCGAGCCCGCGGCCTCACCCGCCCGCACCGTCATGCGCGACCGCTGGCGGTTCGTGCTCGTCGACGAGTTCCAGGACACCGATCCGGTGCAGTGGCAGATCCTGGAGCGGGCCTTCCTCGGCCACGCCACGATGGTGCTCGTCGGCGACCCCAAGCAGGCCATCTACGGCTTCCGCGGCGGCGACGTCGACACCTACCTGCGCGCCGCCGCCCAGGCCGACACCCGCCGCACCCTCGTCGAGAACCACCGCAGCGACGCACCGCTCGTGGCCGCCGTCGACACCGTGCTCCGCGGAGCAGCGCTGGGCGACCCCGAGATCCTCGTGCGCCCCGCCCGCGCCGCGCTCACCGGCTCACGCCTGCACGACCCCGAGCACGAGGCGCCGTTCCGGCTCCGTGCCCTGCTGCGCAGCGACGCCCAGCACGAGTCCGACGCGCCCCTCAAGATCGGCGACGTGCGCCCGCGGGTCGCCGCCGACGTGGCCGGCGACATCGCCGCCCTCCTGCGCAGCGGCGCCACCTACGACCACGGTGCGGGTTCGGTCCCGCTCACCGCGGGCGACGTCGCGATCCTCGTCGAGCGTCACCTCGAGGCCGACCTGCTGCACGAGGCCCTCGCCCGACTGGGTGTTCCCGCCGTGCGCAGCGGTGGCCCCGACGTGCTGCAGAGCGACGCCGGGCTGCAGTGGGTCACGCTGCTCACGGCGCTGGAGTCCCCGCACCGCAGCGGCTACGTGCGCGCCGCGGCCCTCGGACCGTTCCTCGGGCTCACCGCCGCCGACCTCGCCACCGGGGGAGCGGACCCCGACGGCGACGGCCTCACCGACCGCGTCTCCGCCCAGCTGCGCGACCTCGCCGACCTGCAGCGCGAGCGTGGCACCGCCGGCATGGTCGAGGCGCTCACCGGCGACCCGGCGGTCGTGGAGCGGCTGCTGCGCCACGAGGGCGGCCGACGTCAGCTCACCGACCTCGAGCACGTGGGCCACGTGCTCGCCGGCGCATCTCGTGAGCACGGCCTCGGCCTCTCGGGCCTGCTGCGCTGGCTGCTCGACCGACGCTCCGAGAGCGCGCCGTCGGCCGACCGCACCCGTCGGCTCGACACCGACGCCGACGCCGTGCAGATCGTCACCACCTTCGTGAGCAAGGGGCTGCAGTACCCCGTCGTCTACGTGCCGTTCCTGTTCGACCGCTACGTCCCGACGCCCACGATGGTGCGCCTGCACGACGCCGACGGCCGCCGCTGCCTCGACGTCGGCGGCGACGGACCCTCGTGGCGCACCCATGCCGCCCGCTCCGACGCCGAGCGGGCCGGCGAGGCCCTCCGCCTGCTCTACGTCGCCATGACCCGCGCGCAGTCCCGTCTGGTCATGCACTGGGCGCCCACGTTCAACGGCAAGCACGCCGCCCTGCACCGGGCCCTGTTCCGTCCCGACCCCGACGACCCGGTCGTGCCCGACACGCAACCGGTCCCGTCCGACCACGACGCCGTCGCGCGGCTGCGCGCCTGGCAGGACCGCGCAGGTCCGGTCGTGGAGCAGATGGTCACCCAGACGCTGCCGCTCGACCCCGCACCCGCCGACGGCACCGAGCTCGTGCTCCGCCGGCTCGGGCGCGAGGTCGACACCACCTGGACGCGCACCTCCTACACGTCGCTCGTGCGCCGCGACGACGGACGGTCGGTGGCCAGCGAGCCCGAGACCGTCGGCCCCGACGACGAGGTCGACGTGGTCGCCGACGTCGGGGTCGCGTCCACGCTCGGCCCGTCGCCCTGGGCCGACCTCGTGGGAGGCGCTGCGCTCGGCACCCTCGTGCACGGGGTGCTCGAGGACGTCGACGCCGACGTCATGGCCACCAGCACCGATGCCATGGAGCGCGAGGTGAGGCTCCGAGTCGAGGAGCAGCTGGCCCGCCGACCGATCGCGGTCGACGTCGAGGCACTCGTGCCCGCCCTCGTCGGCGCGCTGCGCACCCCGCTCGGCGCGCTCGCGGACGACCTGACCCTCGCCGAGGCGCTCGCCCGACGCCCGTTCCGCGAGATGGACTTCGAGCTGCCGCTCGCCGGCGGTGACCGTCGCGGTCGGGTGGATCGACCCGGCACCCTCGCCGACGTCGCCGACCTGATGGAGCAGCATCTCGCGGCGGCCGACCCGCTGCGGCCCTTCGCGGCCGAGCTGCGCGACGCGTCCTTGCGCGGCCGCACCCTGCGCGGCTACCTCACCGGGTCCATCGACCTGCTGCTGCGACTCGACGGCGACCGCTCGCTCGTGGTCGACCACAAGACCAACCGGCTCGAGGGCCCCGACCTCACCGAGGCCGGGGGAGGACTCGAGGCCTACGCCCCCGACCGTCTCGCCGGCGCGATGCTGCACACCACCTACCCGCTGCAGGCCCTGCTCTACGCCGTCGCGCAGCACCGGTTCCTGCGGTGGCGGCTGCGCGGGTACGACCCCGACGAGCACGTGGCGGGCGTCCTGTACCTCTTCGTGCGCGGCATGACCGGTCCCGACGTCCCGCGTGGCACCGACGGGGCGCCCTACGGCGTGTTCGCGTGGCGCCCGCCCACGTCGCT
- the recC gene encoding exodeoxyribonuclease V subunit gamma produces the protein MALTIHRAERADVLAGGLARLLAEPPADPFERDVVVVAANGVERWLAQTISHSLGASDGRDDGICAGVEFVRPVHLLSELTEKDRDDPWASGRLAWTVLDVFDAHLDEPWLEIVARHVGRGMAPADEALRRSRRYPTARRVASFLHGYAVQRPWMVQAWGAGDDVDGLGAPLRPESRWQAEVWRRVAARLDGHPSPDRRLADTAARLRDGSLDPDLPQRLSFFGHTRMPHAELDVVDALAQVRDVHLWLPHPSRARWDAVAATAGRTHDGHAPRRDEVETLETGSTFLTACARDVSELQHALLALPGDADIEHLPAPERPTTLLGALQRDLAADHDGPTGEPTDGGARTLDPLDRSVQVHACHGPARQVDVLREVVVGLLADDPTLEPRDVLVMCPDVESFAPLVEAAFGLDDVAGVDHPGHRLRVRLADRATGAVNPVAEVLQRVVDIAAARRTTATEVRDMLGLAPVRRRFGLSDDDLEQVDTWTAQTAIRWGVDADARGAWNLAGLAQNTWRSGLDRLALGVATDGQRHDGQPGNRLGGVLPLDDLGSTAVDLVGRLDEAVARLGSVLADAEPQPIADWSDLLARTVHMLTDVPPRDAWQKEQVLRILAELAAPAVGAAEVGGEDGTGGTLTVVEVGAFLADAFAPRPTRTSFRTGSLTVCTMVPMRSVPHRVVCLLGVDADAFPRTPTPLGDDVLARTPLVGERDAAGEDRQLFLDAVLSATEHLVITYTGASEHTGRPLPPATPVGELLDQLDRTVPSADVRDHVTVHHPLQSFDVRSFTPGALLPGTAFSFDAAAYAGARATTREPEPAALFLPESLPEQRADVVTLDQLRELVRHPVKAFVTGRLDVRLPYEDDPVDDAIPLDVGHLEQWGVSRRVLEAVLAGAPGEEAEADELRRGLLPPGPLAASTLQKSRRLVGDLFAFAAPLRTEAAHSVDVDIELADGRRVVGTVADVHPVHALRVTPSTVQGRQLVEAWVDVLALAAAGQGLPMHLVGRVSAGRGKAPGVATIAPPTDDEARAILAEVLDLHTLGTKRPLPLPVKTSQAYAAGIRRGKPQIAEVFAEREWVGSRDIPGEDADAYHRLVYGPSLPFSALVTRGLDQHAVTLWTPLLDRLDGA, from the coding sequence GTGGCCTTGACGATCCATCGCGCGGAGCGAGCCGACGTGCTCGCGGGCGGGTTGGCGCGGCTGCTCGCGGAGCCGCCCGCGGACCCGTTCGAGCGCGACGTCGTCGTGGTCGCCGCCAACGGGGTGGAGCGGTGGCTCGCGCAGACCATCAGCCACTCGCTCGGGGCCAGTGACGGGCGCGACGACGGGATCTGCGCCGGTGTGGAGTTCGTCCGCCCCGTCCATCTGTTGTCCGAGCTCACCGAGAAGGACCGCGACGACCCCTGGGCCAGCGGCCGGCTCGCATGGACCGTGCTCGACGTCTTCGACGCGCACCTCGACGAGCCGTGGCTCGAGATCGTCGCCCGCCACGTGGGGCGGGGGATGGCGCCCGCCGACGAAGCTCTGCGCCGCAGCCGGCGCTATCCGACGGCGCGCCGGGTCGCGTCGTTCCTGCACGGCTATGCGGTCCAGCGCCCGTGGATGGTGCAGGCGTGGGGCGCGGGTGACGACGTGGACGGGCTCGGTGCACCACTGCGCCCCGAGAGCCGCTGGCAGGCCGAGGTGTGGCGGCGCGTCGCCGCCAGGCTCGACGGTCACCCCTCGCCTGACCGGCGCCTGGCCGACACCGCAGCCCGCCTGCGCGACGGCAGCCTCGACCCCGACCTGCCGCAGCGGCTCTCGTTCTTCGGCCACACTCGCATGCCGCACGCCGAGCTCGACGTCGTCGACGCGCTCGCCCAGGTGCGCGACGTGCACCTCTGGCTCCCGCACCCCTCGCGCGCCCGCTGGGACGCCGTCGCCGCCACCGCCGGCCGTACCCACGACGGTCACGCGCCCCGGCGCGACGAGGTCGAGACGCTCGAGACCGGCAGCACCTTCCTCACCGCCTGCGCACGTGACGTGAGCGAGCTGCAGCACGCCCTGCTCGCCCTGCCCGGCGACGCGGACATCGAGCACCTGCCCGCGCCCGAACGCCCCACCACCCTGCTCGGCGCACTCCAGCGCGACCTCGCCGCCGACCACGACGGACCCACCGGCGAGCCCACCGACGGAGGAGCGCGCACCCTCGACCCGCTCGACCGCTCCGTCCAGGTGCACGCCTGCCACGGACCCGCCCGCCAGGTCGACGTGCTGCGCGAGGTGGTCGTCGGCCTGCTCGCCGACGACCCCACCCTCGAGCCGCGCGACGTGCTCGTCATGTGCCCCGACGTCGAAAGCTTCGCCCCGCTCGTCGAGGCCGCCTTCGGGCTCGACGACGTGGCCGGCGTCGACCACCCCGGCCACCGCCTGCGGGTGCGGCTCGCCGACCGTGCCACCGGCGCCGTGAACCCCGTGGCCGAGGTGCTCCAGCGCGTCGTCGACATCGCCGCCGCCCGCCGCACCACTGCCACCGAGGTGCGTGACATGCTCGGCCTCGCTCCCGTGCGCCGGCGCTTCGGCCTCAGCGACGACGACCTCGAGCAGGTCGACACCTGGACCGCCCAGACCGCCATCCGCTGGGGCGTCGACGCCGACGCGCGCGGCGCCTGGAACCTCGCCGGTCTCGCTCAGAACACCTGGCGCTCCGGGCTCGACCGGCTGGCCCTCGGTGTGGCCACCGACGGTCAGCGGCACGACGGGCAGCCCGGCAACCGGCTCGGCGGCGTGCTTCCGCTCGACGACCTCGGCAGCACCGCCGTCGACCTGGTCGGACGCCTCGACGAGGCCGTCGCCCGGCTCGGCTCCGTCCTCGCCGACGCCGAGCCGCAGCCCATCGCCGACTGGTCCGACCTGCTCGCCCGCACCGTGCACATGCTCACCGACGTGCCCCCGCGCGACGCCTGGCAGAAGGAGCAGGTGCTGCGCATCCTCGCCGAGCTCGCCGCGCCGGCCGTCGGTGCCGCCGAGGTGGGAGGCGAGGACGGAACAGGCGGCACGCTCACCGTCGTCGAGGTCGGCGCCTTCCTGGCCGACGCGTTCGCGCCCCGCCCCACCCGCACGAGCTTCCGCACCGGGTCGCTGACCGTCTGCACGATGGTGCCCATGCGCTCGGTGCCGCACCGGGTCGTCTGCCTGCTGGGCGTCGACGCCGACGCCTTCCCGCGCACCCCCACGCCGCTGGGCGACGACGTGCTCGCCCGCACCCCGCTCGTCGGTGAGCGCGACGCCGCCGGTGAGGACCGTCAGCTCTTCCTCGACGCCGTGCTCTCGGCCACCGAGCACCTGGTCATCACCTACACCGGCGCCAGCGAGCACACCGGGCGCCCGCTCCCGCCCGCCACACCGGTCGGCGAGCTCCTCGACCAGCTCGACCGGACCGTCCCGAGCGCCGACGTCCGCGACCACGTGACCGTCCACCACCCCCTGCAGTCGTTCGACGTGCGGTCCTTCACGCCCGGCGCCCTGCTGCCCGGCACGGCGTTCAGCTTCGACGCCGCCGCCTACGCAGGTGCCCGCGCCACCACCCGCGAGCCAGAGCCGGCAGCGCTCTTCCTGCCCGAGAGCCTGCCCGAGCAGCGCGCCGACGTGGTCACCCTCGACCAGCTGCGCGAGCTCGTGCGCCACCCCGTCAAGGCCTTCGTCACCGGACGGCTCGACGTCCGCCTGCCCTACGAGGACGACCCGGTCGACGACGCGATCCCGCTCGACGTCGGCCACCTCGAGCAGTGGGGCGTCAGTCGTCGGGTGCTCGAGGCCGTGCTGGCCGGTGCCCCGGGCGAGGAGGCCGAGGCCGACGAGCTGCGTCGCGGCCTGCTCCCTCCCGGGCCGCTCGCCGCCTCCACCCTGCAGAAGAGCCGCAGGCTCGTGGGCGACCTCTTCGCCTTCGCCGCGCCGCTGCGCACCGAGGCCGCCCACAGCGTCGACGTCGACATCGAGCTGGCCGACGGACGTCGCGTGGTCGGCACCGTCGCCGACGTGCACCCCGTCCACGCGCTGAGGGTCACGCCCTCGACCGTGCAGGGACGCCAGCTGGTGGAGGCCTGGGTCGACGTGCTCGCGCTCGCCGCCGCCGGCCAGGGGCTGCCGATGCACCTCGTCGGCCGGGTGTCGGCCGGACGCGGCAAGGCGCCCGGTGTCGCCACCATCGCCCCGCCCACCGACGACGAGGCACGCGCGATCCTCGCCGAGGTCCTCGACCTCCACACCCTCGGCACGAAGCGCCCGCTGCCGCTCCCGGTCAAGACGTCGCAGGCCTACGCCGCCGGCATCCGTCGTGGCAAGCCGCAGATCGCCGAGGTCTTCGCCGAGCGGGAGTGGGTCGGCAGCCGCGACATCCCCGGTGAGGACGCCGACGCCTACCACCGGCTGGTCTACGGGCCCTCACTTCCGTTCTCCGCGCTCGTCACGCGCGGGCTCGACCAGCACGCCGTCACCCTCTGGACGCCGCTGCTCGACCGGTTGGACGGTGCCTGA
- a CDS encoding DUF6318 family protein, whose protein sequence is MSVITRTAAIAAVLLASACSGQPEVLEPDPTASTTPTSSLGPPTMPDEAREDSESGAATFAYYWVSVSDFASLTGNVEELSRISAESCGACSEYIELYEETYRKGGKFTGGQQDFGEVTTERVSDREVVVRAKVTLAKGTYQDSRESAAKDVAGSTTKVAYRVARVGSTWLMKEFAVDE, encoded by the coding sequence TTGTCAGTCATCACCAGAACCGCCGCCATCGCGGCCGTCCTCCTCGCCTCCGCCTGCTCAGGCCAACCCGAGGTCCTCGAACCCGACCCGACCGCATCGACCACCCCGACTTCTTCCCTGGGCCCTCCGACCATGCCGGACGAGGCGCGTGAAGACTCGGAGTCTGGGGCTGCGACCTTCGCCTACTACTGGGTCTCAGTTTCAGATTTTGCTTCGCTTACGGGCAACGTGGAGGAACTGTCACGGATCTCCGCAGAAAGCTGCGGAGCGTGCTCTGAGTACATCGAGCTCTACGAGGAGACGTACCGCAAAGGCGGAAAGTTCACGGGTGGGCAGCAAGACTTCGGCGAGGTGACGACTGAGCGGGTTTCAGATCGCGAGGTCGTCGTCCGCGCGAAAGTGACGCTCGCGAAGGGCACGTACCAGGACTCCCGCGAATCAGCTGCGAAAGACGTAGCGGGCAGCACCACAAAGGTTGCCTATCGCGTGGCACGCGTGGGCAGCACTTGGTTGATGAAGGAGTTCGCTGTCGATGAGTAG